A section of the Roseivirga sp. BDSF3-8 genome encodes:
- a CDS encoding RHS repeat domain-containing protein — MYYRRNGELLKESTTPAAGALRTAVGLRFGNHYFERIDMRGKAPEPSEEVLMSALAYNSLGQLVNKKLHSRDEGETFLQDTDYRYHIRGWLERVNDPEAATEDPAKALSMSFSFNHGFTNPQYNGSISGMRWKILGQKEQAYGYRYDGLNRLTRADYIAKAEDDTWTAHTDEYSTEVTYDLYGNITRLKRKGLTETEANGLQPGLIDDLEYTYDGTRLKNIRDWSEAREGYKDDGVFKETGIEEYHYDEEGRMTDSFDKDITKIAYNQLNMPERITYRDGREVVHHYTGDGAKQRTEYYLNGQLQNTTTFVGSVMLDNGEISHLVYDDGFLQADPDQPTGWLYTYDLKDHLGNTWVTIAENDPVDYLATFEADKQTEEEYEFGESRKQGNLISAPVHNHTEGGSVSQRLLGYEYDEAVGISKSLEVYPGDKIDMEVYASYGGYAASNPDREGLTFGAMFLQAMGIPYGPETGLDATAFDGLAAGASGGATADPAYVPAYLNYVLFDENMEQEDLGFIQLSASGGSTPTRLNLSIDIEVRGYIFIYVSNESPEGLEVYFDDFKVTHTPNIIIQSEAYYPFGLTFDGFKRGDDRYTGTVSGTGSGFRDLGFRDYEPATGRFYMTDPLAELQLDHSPYHYALNNPIRNIDALGLQGMQGVNRTQQSVPKGVEGMFVPFDQRFGSKKSGSSGKAGSTNGGSDDGKNGSNTKAEIIKVVTPDTAKEPGKVKFLVGGSAYYRGSSNTPPTTENTTNNKNTSDGDSSGEVIPLARAFAHDRQAKKLLSGGLFTNNSPSPVPGNNTFQPNSRAQINNGVAGGGGKPTTAYSKGWNRKPRNMFPWGDKLSENKNFSEATNSASLQQRVAISAMSYDQDNSLNNKYSRANERGSRESEADEQVEDKNKINAEDKFDGGNGIRVDTDGDEIYASLETISFTPEYADEEKTLLKNAIMSIQERKKTQIAGEEYLIDLAQTKLQDFIDETFSNGPIAKDQFLFAVNEKANQIQAELDQISTAIDTESTILDFTGITPEERAGLETAVAKYEQRGVSSRITIVKKEHFETLKEYYLSDDYVPDKDVEILLSEDENGNQIQHMAFREGFYTIPAQAYNTQTGEAFVPTGTEQEVQGLIRKYGDHALAYDKILSTNLEVPEKLPIKDSQGNLIEIPETQKNLSAFEKLMMVAETGKVILDNRSVVRMLWDENSEDYDPRYFGVPDPLAGGANASLDKLNSITEMMDMAMSAFDKEMYTQVWDALSEVTMSNVVDMIQTQATDVAENPMYHGMYFITDYSIEGLIGLATGGIAAIGVVQKLIKWINKFKKLSKIAWGNIKQRIKAATYDRLKKRFNGSGGSNNNAHKFLQNQLKDNPELAEAFEVLAEGGLEETFDKNPKLLKRLGEDMQDAEFADWIKKNPDKAGAWKKALDEGIDDIIRNNPDYLEMLDRFPFGTGKKSILDNATDAEWNQILSGKLIELPDPDPKLSSRLKEKFGSNTHTSKKFDTDPTGKEFDAITDQFYVEHKALTSTNPMSQAKRTQMKYHMKACKISGKDNYLILEGVQNDDWINKAIQYANEYGVNTKIEINGVLVHDLTF; from the coding sequence GTGTACTACCGCCGCAATGGGGAACTGCTGAAGGAAAGCACCACCCCTGCAGCAGGGGCCTTGCGGACGGCCGTGGGCTTACGCTTTGGCAACCACTACTTTGAGCGTATCGATATGCGGGGCAAGGCGCCGGAACCGTCGGAAGAGGTACTGATGTCTGCTCTGGCTTATAACTCGCTGGGCCAACTGGTGAACAAGAAATTGCATAGCCGTGATGAGGGGGAGACTTTCCTGCAGGACACGGACTACCGCTACCATATCCGTGGCTGGCTGGAAAGGGTAAATGATCCTGAGGCAGCTACGGAGGACCCGGCCAAGGCACTGAGCATGTCTTTCAGCTTTAACCATGGCTTTACAAACCCGCAGTACAATGGCAGCATCAGCGGGATGCGCTGGAAGATACTGGGCCAGAAAGAGCAGGCGTATGGGTACCGCTACGACGGCCTGAACCGCCTGACGAGGGCTGACTACATTGCCAAAGCGGAGGATGATACCTGGACGGCCCACACAGACGAATACAGTACGGAAGTAACGTACGACCTGTATGGCAACATCACGCGCCTGAAGCGTAAGGGGCTAACGGAAACGGAGGCAAACGGGCTGCAACCCGGCCTGATTGATGACCTTGAGTATACTTATGACGGCACACGCCTGAAAAATATTCGTGACTGGTCTGAGGCGCGTGAGGGGTATAAGGACGACGGGGTGTTTAAAGAAACGGGCATAGAGGAATACCACTACGATGAGGAGGGCCGCATGACGGACTCCTTTGATAAGGACATCACCAAAATAGCCTACAACCAGCTCAACATGCCGGAAAGGATTACCTACCGGGACGGGCGTGAGGTGGTGCACCACTACACGGGTGACGGGGCCAAGCAGCGGACGGAATACTACCTGAACGGGCAGTTGCAAAACACGACTACCTTCGTAGGGTCTGTGATGCTGGATAATGGAGAGATTAGCCACCTGGTTTATGATGACGGCTTCCTGCAGGCGGACCCGGACCAGCCCACGGGGTGGCTATACACTTATGACCTGAAGGACCACCTGGGCAATACCTGGGTCACTATTGCTGAAAATGACCCTGTAGACTACCTGGCGACCTTTGAGGCGGATAAACAGACGGAAGAGGAGTACGAATTCGGCGAAAGCCGTAAGCAGGGCAACCTGATAAGCGCCCCGGTACATAACCATACGGAAGGGGGCAGTGTAAGCCAGCGACTGCTTGGTTATGAATATGATGAGGCGGTAGGAATATCGAAAAGCCTGGAGGTATACCCCGGCGATAAGATAGACATGGAGGTGTATGCGAGCTACGGGGGCTATGCCGCCAGCAACCCTGACCGGGAGGGGCTTACCTTTGGGGCGATGTTCCTGCAGGCTATGGGCATACCCTACGGCCCTGAGACGGGCCTGGACGCTACTGCTTTTGACGGACTGGCGGCGGGGGCTTCCGGCGGGGCCACTGCTGACCCTGCCTACGTACCGGCCTACCTGAACTATGTGCTCTTTGATGAAAATATGGAGCAGGAGGACCTTGGCTTTATCCAGCTTTCTGCCTCGGGGGGCAGTACGCCGACCCGCCTGAATCTGTCGATAGATATTGAGGTAAGGGGGTATATATTCATCTATGTATCTAATGAAAGCCCTGAAGGACTGGAGGTATACTTCGATGACTTCAAGGTGACGCACACGCCGAATATCATTATCCAGTCGGAGGCTTACTATCCCTTCGGCCTTACCTTCGATGGCTTTAAGCGCGGCGACGATCGCTACACCGGTACGGTCAGTGGTACCGGATCAGGCTTCCGCGACCTGGGCTTCCGTGATTACGAGCCCGCCACGGGCCGCTTTTACATGACGGATCCGCTGGCGGAACTACAGCTAGACCATAGCCCCTACCACTACGCCCTTAATAACCCCATCCGCAACATAGATGCACTGGGCCTTCAGGGAATGCAGGGGGTGAACAGGACTCAACAGTCGGTACCTAAGGGAGTAGAAGGAATGTTTGTGCCATTCGATCAAAGATTCGGGTCAAAAAAATCTGGTTCTTCCGGTAAAGCCGGATCTACAAATGGCGGCTCTGATGATGGTAAAAACGGAAGTAACACTAAGGCAGAAATAATTAAAGTTGTAACCCCTGATACTGCCAAGGAACCCGGAAAAGTAAAATTCTTGGTCGGCGGATCGGCATACTATCGCGGCAGCTCAAACACCCCTCCAACTACCGAAAATACTACAAACAATAAGAATACTTCTGATGGAGATAGTAGTGGAGAAGTAATTCCCTTAGCCAGAGCCTTTGCCCATGACAGGCAGGCAAAGAAACTACTGAGCGGTGGACTGTTCACTAATAACTCCCCTTCTCCGGTACCAGGTAACAACACCTTCCAACCCAATAGCCGGGCCCAAATAAACAATGGCGTAGCAGGTGGAGGCGGTAAACCCACCACGGCCTACAGTAAAGGCTGGAATCGAAAACCCAGAAATATGTTCCCCTGGGGTGATAAATTAAGTGAAAATAAGAATTTCTCTGAAGCGACTAACAGCGCCAGCCTTCAGCAGCGAGTAGCCATATCGGCTATGTCATATGACCAGGATAATAGCCTGAATAACAAGTACAGCAGAGCTAATGAGAGAGGGTCGCGGGAAAGCGAGGCAGACGAGCAGGTGGAGGATAAGAATAAAATAAATGCAGAAGACAAATTCGATGGAGGTAATGGCATAAGGGTAGATACTGATGGGGATGAAATATATGCCTCATTAGAAACAATCTCGTTTACTCCTGAATATGCTGATGAAGAGAAAACCCTATTGAAGAATGCTATTATGAGCATTCAGGAAAGGAAGAAAACTCAGATTGCTGGTGAGGAGTATCTCATTGATCTGGCTCAAACAAAGCTGCAGGATTTTATAGATGAAACATTCAGCAATGGACCTATTGCTAAAGACCAGTTCCTGTTCGCGGTAAATGAGAAGGCAAATCAGATACAGGCAGAATTAGATCAAATATCTACGGCAATAGATACGGAGAGTACGATTCTAGATTTTACAGGTATAACGCCTGAAGAACGGGCTGGACTGGAAACCGCAGTCGCAAAATACGAACAACGTGGTGTCTCTAGTAGGATAACAATCGTTAAGAAGGAACATTTCGAAACGCTAAAAGAATACTATCTAAGTGATGATTACGTCCCGGACAAAGATGTGGAAATTCTGCTATCTGAGGATGAAAACGGGAATCAAATACAGCATATGGCTTTTCGCGAAGGCTTTTATACTATCCCAGCACAGGCTTATAACACTCAAACAGGAGAAGCATTCGTTCCGACTGGTACTGAACAGGAGGTTCAGGGGCTGATTCGTAAGTACGGTGATCACGCGCTCGCTTATGATAAGATCCTATCTACAAACCTGGAGGTACCGGAAAAATTACCAATTAAGGATAGCCAGGGCAATCTGATTGAGATTCCTGAGACGCAAAAAAACCTTTCAGCATTTGAAAAACTAATGATGGTGGCTGAAACAGGAAAAGTAATTTTAGATAACCGTAGTGTAGTACGTATGCTATGGGACGAAAATTCAGAAGATTACGACCCCCGATATTTCGGTGTTCCAGATCCTTTGGCTGGAGGTGCTAATGCGTCGCTGGATAAGCTCAACAGCATCACCGAAATGATGGACATGGCCATGTCAGCCTTTGATAAGGAAATGTACACCCAGGTATGGGACGCCCTGTCAGAAGTCACCATGTCAAATGTTGTGGACATGATACAAACCCAGGCGACTGATGTAGCTGAAAACCCTATGTATCATGGTATGTATTTCATTACGGACTATAGTATCGAGGGGCTTATCGGTTTAGCAACAGGAGGAATTGCTGCAATTGGCGTTGTCCAAAAATTAATTAAGTGGATTAATAAGTTCAAAAAGCTATCAAAAATAGCTTGGGGTAACATAAAGCAAAGGATAAAAGCAGCAACCTATGATAGGCTTAAAAAGCGTTTCAATGGTTCCGGTGGAAGTAACAATAACGCGCATAAATTCCTCCAGAATCAGCTCAAAGACAACCCTGAGCTAGCAGAGGCCTTTGAGGTATTGGCTGAAGGTGGTCTTGAGGAAACATTCGACAAAAATCCGAAGTTATTAAAAAGGCTTGGCGAAGACATGCAAGATGCCGAATTTGCCGATTGGATTAAAAAGAATCCGGATAAGGCGGGAGCTTGGAAGAAGGCTTTAGATGAGGGTATTGACGATATAATCAGGAATAATCCTGATTATTTAGAAATGCTTGATAGGTTTCCTTTTGGTACAGGTAAAAAGTCAATTTTAGATAATGCTACGGATGCAGAATGGAATCAAATATTATCTGGCAAACTGATAGAATTACCTGATCCAGACCCAAAACTTTCCAGTAGGCTAAAAGAAAAATTTGGCTCAAACACTCATACAAGTAAAAAGTTTGATACAGACCCTACTGGAAAAGAATTTGATGCCATAACCGATCAGTTTTATGTAGAACATAAAGCCTTAACTTCGACAAATCCAATGTCTCAGGCTAAAAGAACACAAATGAAATATCATATGAAAGCCTGTAAAATATCAGGAAAGGACAATTATCTAATACTCGAAGGAGTTCAGAATGATGACTGGATTAATAAAGCGATTCAGTATGCGAATGAGTATGGCGTGAATACAAAGATTGAAATTAACGGAGTTCTAGTACACGATTTAACATTTTAA
- a CDS encoding Imm7 family immunity protein, which produces MIILQGWINAIDNIKKVEAIRVELKNDYAIESRIMGMNGITSCSFFTCRNHLGKGITELIQKLNKLSKENPDLHGIIYLHNDEDPIHSNIWQVWIIRKGIIEKSIDTFLSPISEKTENY; this is translated from the coding sequence ATGATTATTTTACAGGGTTGGATTAATGCGATTGATAATATAAAAAAAGTAGAGGCCATTAGAGTGGAATTGAAAAATGATTACGCCATTGAATCTCGAATTATGGGGATGAACGGAATAACCTCATGTAGCTTCTTTACTTGTAGAAATCATTTAGGCAAGGGAATAACAGAGCTAATCCAAAAATTGAATAAGTTATCAAAAGAAAACCCAGATTTACATGGGATTATATACCTTCATAATGATGAGGATCCCATACATAGTAACATATGGCAAGTATGGATAATTAGAAAAGGTATAATTGAAAAGTCTATCGATACTTTTTTATCCCCTATAAGTGAAAAAACTGAAAATTATTGA